In the genome of Hymenobacter taeanensis, one region contains:
- a CDS encoding glycosyltransferase, with protein MQVPLSSPEPIAPDALLVEVAWEVCNQVGGIYTVIRSKVPATVQVWDERYCLLGPYFAHQAQGEFEPYDDYQLATLTDPFADAVREMRRHGYDVQLGIWLVTGRPRVVLINPYQAYNRLGQIKYDLWHHHGIPTPDNDDLLHQVEAFGYLAKIFLQILTAQVVPPQRVLAHFHEWMTGVAIPDLRREQVPVHLVFTTHATLLGRYLAMNDPNFYDHLMQVDWAAEARHFNIETAVTIERAAAHGSHVFTTVSELTVRECIYLLDRIPDAVLPNGLNIERFVALHEFQNLHQQYKSKIHEFVMAHFFQSYSFDLDNTLYLFTSGRYEYHNKGFDLTLEALARLNYRLQQSGLQGNVVMFFITKRPFHSINPQVLQSRAVLDEVQATVEAIQQQVGERLFYAAAASTDHRLPDLSSMVDDYWKLRYRRTLQSWKTTSLPPVITHNLVDDANDDILDFVRRANLVNNQHDRVKIVYHPDFVSPTSPLFGMEYGQFVRGCHLGIFPSYYEPWGYTPLECAARGVPAITSDLSGFGDYVLQNVANHEDKGIFVVHRQEKSFEESAEELTEMLWQFVQLNRRERIMQRNNVESSSELFDWKNLRVYYDRAYALALERY; from the coding sequence ATGCAAGTTCCGCTTTCCTCGCCCGAACCTATTGCACCCGATGCCCTGCTCGTTGAAGTGGCCTGGGAAGTCTGCAATCAGGTAGGGGGCATTTATACCGTTATCCGCAGTAAAGTACCGGCTACCGTGCAGGTATGGGATGAGCGCTACTGTTTGCTGGGCCCCTATTTCGCCCACCAGGCCCAGGGGGAGTTTGAGCCCTACGACGACTATCAACTCGCCACCCTCACCGACCCGTTTGCTGACGCCGTGCGGGAAATGCGCCGGCATGGCTACGATGTGCAACTAGGTATCTGGCTCGTGACGGGCCGCCCTCGCGTGGTGCTTATCAACCCCTACCAAGCCTACAACCGGCTGGGTCAGATCAAGTATGACCTCTGGCACCACCACGGCATTCCTACCCCCGACAACGACGACCTGCTGCACCAGGTAGAAGCATTTGGCTACCTGGCAAAAATCTTCCTCCAGATTCTGACCGCCCAGGTAGTTCCGCCTCAGCGGGTGCTGGCGCACTTCCATGAGTGGATGACGGGCGTAGCCATTCCTGACCTGCGCCGCGAGCAGGTGCCCGTGCACCTGGTGTTTACCACGCACGCCACCCTGCTGGGCCGCTACTTGGCCATGAACGACCCCAATTTCTACGACCACCTCATGCAGGTGGATTGGGCAGCCGAAGCGCGGCACTTTAACATTGAAACGGCCGTAACCATTGAGCGCGCCGCCGCGCATGGCTCACACGTGTTCACCACGGTAAGCGAGCTGACGGTGCGCGAGTGCATCTACCTGCTCGACCGCATACCCGACGCGGTGCTGCCTAACGGCCTGAACATTGAGCGGTTTGTGGCCCTGCATGAGTTCCAGAACCTGCACCAGCAGTACAAGTCAAAGATCCACGAGTTTGTAATGGCGCACTTTTTCCAGAGCTACTCCTTTGATCTGGATAATACGCTGTACCTGTTCACGAGTGGGCGCTACGAGTACCATAATAAGGGCTTCGACCTGACACTGGAAGCCCTGGCCCGCTTAAACTACCGCCTCCAGCAAAGTGGCCTACAGGGCAACGTGGTAATGTTCTTTATCACCAAGCGCCCCTTCCACAGCATTAACCCCCAAGTGCTGCAAAGCCGGGCGGTGTTAGATGAAGTGCAAGCCACCGTAGAGGCCATTCAGCAGCAAGTAGGCGAGCGGCTGTTCTACGCTGCCGCCGCCAGCACCGACCACCGCCTGCCCGACCTGAGCAGCATGGTAGACGACTACTGGAAGCTGCGTTACCGCCGCACCCTGCAAAGCTGGAAAACCACCAGCCTGCCCCCAGTCATTACCCATAACCTGGTAGACGACGCTAACGACGACATTCTGGACTTTGTGCGCCGGGCTAACCTGGTGAATAACCAGCACGACCGCGTGAAGATTGTGTATCACCCCGACTTCGTGTCGCCCACTTCGCCGCTGTTCGGTATGGAGTATGGGCAGTTTGTGCGCGGCTGCCACCTGGGTATTTTCCCGAGCTATTACGAGCCCTGGGGCTACACTCCGCTGGAGTGCGCTGCCCGCGGGGTGCCGGCCATCACCAGCGACCTGTCCGGCTTCGGCGACTATGTACTGCAAAATGTAGCCAACCACGAGGATAAAGGCATTTTTGTGGTACACCGCCAAGAGAAGAGCTTCGAGGAGTCGGCGGAGGAGCTGACGGAGATGCTCTGGCAGTTTGTGCAGCTCAACCGCCGCGAACGGATCATGCAGCGCAATAACGTGGAAAGCTCCTCAGAGCTCTTCGACTGGAAGAACCTGCGCGTGTATTATGACCGCGCCTACGCCCTGGCTCTGGAGCGCTACTAA
- a CDS encoding DUF4198 domain-containing protein, producing MRLPSCLLFAPLLLLAGAAAAQEFWLEPARFKIEPGTALHVRVFTGAHFQGKRWAGKASRITQLLHLSPTGLEDVTATATAADSLRTTLTFTQPGTHLVALTTNQAFLQLSAADFTTYLQESGLGHIIALRKQRGEAEKPGREAYQRCATTLVQVGTPLPQDTARAWGRPLGLPVEILPEQNPTLLKSGMSITLRILAAGRPMAGQLVQVWQRGNFAIRPPLKLRSNQNGRVLFRLQTPGEYLVSTVQMSAAPAHQQADWQSTWSTFTFAYSQKN from the coding sequence ATGCGTCTTCCGTCTTGCCTGCTCTTTGCGCCATTGCTCTTGCTAGCGGGCGCTGCGGCTGCGCAAGAGTTTTGGCTGGAGCCGGCCCGGTTTAAAATTGAGCCCGGCACGGCGCTGCACGTGCGGGTTTTCACGGGCGCGCATTTTCAGGGCAAGCGCTGGGCGGGCAAGGCCAGCCGCATTACACAGCTGCTTCACCTGTCACCTACTGGCCTAGAAGATGTTACGGCCACTGCTACAGCAGCGGACAGCTTGCGTACCACCCTCACGTTCACGCAGCCGGGCACCCACCTCGTAGCCCTCACTACCAACCAGGCTTTCCTGCAGTTAAGCGCGGCGGACTTCACCACGTATTTACAGGAAAGTGGCCTGGGCCACATTATAGCGCTACGCAAGCAGCGCGGAGAAGCTGAGAAACCCGGCCGGGAGGCTTACCAGCGGTGCGCCACAACTTTGGTGCAGGTGGGTACGCCACTGCCGCAGGATACCGCCCGGGCCTGGGGCCGCCCACTGGGCTTACCGGTAGAAATACTTCCCGAACAGAACCCGACGCTTCTCAAATCGGGAATGTCTATTACCTTGCGGATATTAGCGGCTGGCCGGCCCATGGCGGGTCAGTTAGTGCAGGTTTGGCAGCGAGGCAACTTTGCAATTCGGCCGCCGCTCAAACTTCGCAGTAACCAAAACGGGCGTGTGCTGTTTCGATTACAGACTCCCGGAGAATATCTAGTTAGTACTGTTCAGATGAGCGCGGCTCCTGCTCATCAACAGGCCGATTGGCAGAGCACCTGGAGTACTTTTACTTTCGCTTATTCTCAGAAAAATTAG
- a CDS encoding STAS domain-containing protein, protein MKYSIDKKETYTIITIDEKKLDTTVAPDLKSEFVKLNAEGINNLILDLSNVKYTDSSGLSSILIANRLCNSTGGLLVLTGLQDHVMKLITISKLESVLHILPTVEEGIDRIFLHAIERDLTSKE, encoded by the coding sequence ATGAAGTACTCCATAGATAAAAAAGAAACCTACACGATTATCACGATTGACGAAAAGAAGCTCGACACTACCGTCGCGCCCGATCTAAAGTCGGAATTCGTGAAGTTAAATGCCGAGGGCATCAACAACCTGATCCTCGACTTAAGCAATGTGAAGTACACGGATTCGTCGGGACTCAGCTCTATTCTGATTGCGAACCGTTTGTGCAACTCTACTGGTGGCCTGCTGGTACTAACCGGCCTGCAAGACCACGTGATGAAGCTCATCACCATTTCCAAGCTGGAGTCGGTGCTGCACATTCTGCCAACTGTAGAAGAAGGCATTGATCGTATTTTCCTGCACGCCATTGAGCGCGACCTGACCAGCAAAGAATAG
- a CDS encoding ribonuclease Z: MDFELKILGSASATPFMDRHHTAQVLTVGNTHYLIDCGEDTQRRLMEQKIRHQRIHTIFISHLHGDHFFGLFGLLGTMHLNGRTEPLRLFGPAGLDEVLTTQFRHSSTHLNFELEFTPVETTEHALIFEDKYVTVHSLPMRHRIPCCGYLFREKDKRRRLLPDLLPTGLTPTQLTALTMGEDVLDENGELLVSNAAVTAQPKRARSYAYCSDTLYTESLAELVRGVDLLYHEATFMDDLRERAHTTHHSTARQAGLLARRAEVHRLLIGHFSSRYRDLQPLLTEAKTMFEWTELAIEGLTIQLAE, from the coding sequence TTGGATTTTGAGCTGAAAATTCTGGGGAGTGCTTCGGCCACACCGTTCATGGACCGCCACCACACGGCCCAGGTCCTGACGGTAGGCAACACCCACTACCTGATCGACTGCGGCGAGGACACCCAGCGGCGCCTGATGGAGCAGAAAATCCGTCACCAGCGCATCCACACCATCTTCATCAGCCACCTCCACGGCGACCATTTTTTTGGCTTGTTCGGGCTGCTGGGCACTATGCACCTCAACGGCCGCACCGAGCCCCTGCGGTTGTTTGGCCCCGCCGGGCTTGATGAGGTGCTTACCACGCAGTTTCGTCACTCATCTACCCACCTCAACTTTGAGCTGGAGTTTACGCCAGTTGAAACCACGGAGCACGCCCTGATTTTTGAGGATAAGTACGTCACGGTGCACTCGCTGCCCATGCGCCACCGCATTCCGTGCTGTGGCTACCTGTTTCGGGAAAAAGATAAGCGCCGCCGCCTGCTGCCCGATTTGCTCCCGACGGGCCTTACCCCTACCCAGCTCACTGCCCTCACCATGGGCGAAGATGTGCTTGACGAAAACGGCGAGCTACTGGTAAGCAATGCGGCCGTTACGGCCCAGCCCAAGCGGGCCCGCAGCTACGCCTACTGCTCCGATACGCTTTACACTGAAAGCCTGGCTGAGCTGGTTCGCGGCGTAGACCTGCTCTACCACGAAGCCACCTTCATGGACGACCTGCGCGAGCGGGCCCACACTACGCACCACTCCACGGCGCGGCAGGCAGGCCTATTGGCGCGGCGGGCTGAAGTACACCGCCTGCTGATCGGGCACTTCTCTTCCCGTTACCGCGACCTGCAACCCTTGCTGACCGAGGCCAAAACTATGTTTGAGTGGACGGAGCTAGCTATTGAAGGCCTCACTATTCAGCTGGCGGAGTAA
- a CDS encoding queuosine precursor transporter has translation MPNSFTHKKQQLYLVLSGIFIVNALLAEIIGVKIFSLEPLIGRPDNLTAGVLIWPVVFVTTDIINEYFGKEGVLRISYLTVGLILFAFLVIYATTKLPPAAFWLDVNKTDDAGRPFNIDYAYQSIFRQGLGIIAGSITAFGIGQVLDATVFQLLRRATKGRYVWLRATGSTLLSQLVDSFVVLYVAFYLFGNWSLDQVISVANTNYWYKFAAAILLTPVLYLAHYLIDRYLGQEETVELQQEAAADVSV, from the coding sequence ATGCCTAATTCGTTTACCCACAAAAAACAGCAGCTCTACCTCGTTCTTAGCGGCATTTTCATTGTGAATGCTCTGCTGGCAGAAATCATTGGGGTAAAGATTTTCTCCCTGGAACCCCTTATTGGCCGCCCCGATAACCTTACGGCGGGGGTGCTTATCTGGCCGGTAGTCTTCGTGACGACGGACATCATCAATGAATACTTCGGTAAGGAGGGTGTGCTGCGCATAAGCTACCTCACCGTAGGCCTCATTCTGTTTGCCTTCCTGGTGATTTACGCTACTACCAAGCTCCCGCCAGCAGCATTTTGGCTCGATGTAAATAAGACCGACGATGCCGGCCGGCCCTTCAACATCGATTATGCCTACCAGAGCATCTTCAGGCAGGGCTTAGGCATTATTGCCGGTTCTATCACAGCCTTCGGGATCGGGCAGGTGCTAGATGCCACGGTTTTTCAACTGCTGCGCCGCGCTACCAAGGGCCGCTACGTGTGGCTGCGCGCCACGGGCTCCACGCTCCTCTCCCAGCTCGTTGATTCGTTTGTGGTGCTGTACGTTGCTTTTTACCTCTTCGGAAACTGGTCGCTGGATCAGGTCATAAGTGTGGCTAACACCAATTACTGGTATAAATTCGCGGCGGCTATTCTCCTCACGCCCGTGCTGTACCTGGCTCATTACCTCATTGACCGTTATTTGGGCCAGGAGGAAACGGTAGAGTTGCAGCAGGAAGCCGCAGCCGATGTGAGTGTCTAA
- the trpS gene encoding tryptophan--tRNA ligase, with protein MSRILTGIQSTGRPHLGNLLGAILPAIELSKSSTNESLLFIADMHSLTTVRDAELLRQNTYAVAASWLACGFDTEKNMFYRQSDVPQVTELTWYLSCFTPYPMLANAHSFKDKSDRLSDVNAGLFTYPVLMAADILLYNADIVPVGKDQVQHLEITRDIASAFNNRYGETFVLPQARVDAELMTIPGLDGQKMSKSYGNIIDIFVDDKALLKTIKSIVSDSTPLEAPKNPDTDTTFKLFSLLASPTDVETMRQNYLNGGYGYGHAKQALFEVIKQRFASEREQFNFYMNNLPEVDRKLAEGARKAQAYGSEVLNKVREKVGYSRR; from the coding sequence ATGTCCCGCATTCTTACCGGCATTCAGAGCACTGGCCGCCCCCACCTGGGTAACCTGCTCGGCGCCATTCTTCCGGCCATTGAGCTGTCGAAAAGCAGCACCAACGAGTCGTTGCTGTTCATTGCTGATATGCACTCCCTCACTACGGTGCGCGACGCGGAGTTGCTACGGCAGAATACGTACGCGGTAGCGGCTTCGTGGCTGGCCTGCGGGTTCGATACCGAGAAGAATATGTTCTACCGGCAGTCGGATGTGCCGCAGGTGACGGAGCTGACCTGGTACCTGTCCTGCTTCACGCCCTACCCGATGCTGGCCAATGCCCACTCGTTCAAGGATAAGTCGGATCGGCTTTCCGACGTGAATGCGGGCCTGTTTACCTACCCCGTGCTCATGGCGGCCGATATTCTGCTGTATAACGCCGACATAGTGCCCGTAGGCAAAGACCAGGTTCAGCACCTGGAAATCACCCGCGACATTGCCTCGGCGTTCAACAACCGCTATGGCGAAACCTTCGTGCTGCCCCAGGCCCGCGTAGATGCTGAACTGATGACCATCCCTGGCCTAGATGGGCAGAAGATGAGCAAGAGCTACGGCAACATTATCGACATCTTCGTTGACGATAAAGCCCTGCTGAAAACCATCAAGAGCATCGTTTCCGACAGCACGCCACTCGAGGCGCCCAAGAACCCCGACACGGATACTACCTTCAAGTTGTTCTCGCTGCTGGCCTCGCCTACCGATGTGGAAACCATGCGCCAAAATTACCTCAACGGTGGCTACGGCTACGGCCACGCCAAGCAGGCCCTATTTGAGGTGATTAAGCAGCGCTTTGCCTCGGAGCGCGAGCAGTTCAACTTCTACATGAACAACTTGCCTGAGGTAGACCGTAAGCTGGCCGAAGGCGCCCGCAAAGCCCAGGCCTACGGCTCCGAAGTTCTAAATAAAGTCAGGGAAAAAGTAGGCTACTCGCGGCGGTAG
- a CDS encoding CaiB/BaiF CoA transferase family protein translates to MPDTAASLPLPLTGLKVLELASVLAGPQVGQFFAELGAEVLKVEAPTGDVTRTWRTPAEPASTTVSAYFSCANWGKHSVVLDLTTPEGKATIRQLVGQSDIVLASYKPGDAEKLGVDYAALSGHHPRLIYGHITGYGPTVNRAGYDAVLQAEAGFMHLNTLPGQEPLKMPVAMVDLLTAHQLKEGLLTALYQRERTGLGALVQVSLLHSALASLANQAASFLVTGLDPQPLGSGHPSIVPYGTVYEAADGVRLLLAVGADRQFQHLCAVLGHPEWAQEERFQTNAARVAHRQELEQLLRARIAEVAGEELLQKLEQRHVPAGAVRTVGQALGHPSAQEMLLPATPEFPHQGLRTVAFRSNTWPVAAQLPAPPAVGNQPKEVS, encoded by the coding sequence ATGCCCGATACTGCTGCTAGCCTTCCACTGCCTCTTACTGGCTTAAAAGTACTTGAGCTGGCTTCCGTGCTGGCCGGCCCGCAGGTAGGCCAGTTCTTTGCGGAGCTGGGGGCAGAAGTGCTCAAAGTGGAAGCACCAACCGGCGACGTTACTCGCACCTGGCGCACGCCTGCTGAACCCGCCAGTACCACCGTATCAGCGTATTTCTCCTGCGCCAACTGGGGCAAGCACTCAGTAGTGCTGGACCTGACTACGCCGGAGGGCAAAGCCACAATACGGCAGCTCGTAGGCCAGTCGGATATCGTGCTGGCCAGCTACAAGCCCGGCGACGCCGAGAAGCTGGGCGTCGATTACGCGGCGCTATCCGGCCACCATCCTCGCCTTATCTACGGTCACATCACCGGCTACGGCCCCACCGTAAACCGCGCCGGCTACGATGCGGTGCTCCAGGCCGAGGCCGGGTTCATGCACCTGAACACGCTGCCAGGGCAGGAGCCCCTGAAAATGCCGGTAGCCATGGTAGACCTGCTCACGGCCCACCAACTAAAGGAAGGCCTGCTCACGGCCCTATACCAGCGGGAGCGTACTGGCCTAGGGGCCTTAGTGCAAGTGTCGTTGCTGCACAGCGCCCTGGCCTCACTAGCCAACCAGGCCGCCAGCTTCCTCGTGACGGGCCTCGACCCGCAGCCGCTGGGCTCGGGCCACCCCAGTATTGTGCCCTACGGTACCGTGTACGAAGCCGCTGATGGCGTCCGTCTGCTGCTGGCCGTGGGCGCCGACCGCCAGTTCCAACACTTATGCGCAGTGCTAGGCCACCCCGAGTGGGCGCAGGAGGAGCGGTTTCAAACCAACGCCGCCCGCGTAGCTCACCGCCAGGAGTTGGAGCAGCTCCTACGGGCCCGGATTGCGGAAGTAGCCGGTGAAGAGCTACTGCAGAAGCTGGAACAACGCCACGTGCCCGCCGGCGCCGTACGCACAGTAGGGCAGGCGCTGGGCCACCCCTCGGCTCAGGAAATGCTGCTGCCAGCCACGCCCGAGTTCCCGCACCAGGGGTTGCGCACGGTGGCTTTTCGGAGCAACACCTGGCCCGTGGCAGCGCAGTTGCCGGCTCCGCCAGCAGTCGGGAACCAGCCCAAAGAAGTGAGTTAA
- a CDS encoding ATP-binding cassette domain-containing protein: protein MSRAASYVLEADGIQLAFGERRILSDVYLRVQTGQVVGLLGRNGCGKSTLLQTVFGGRTLADASVRVNGQRVVPAYRQPGLLNYLPQVPLLPERLTLAEAARMLGVNAEQALAGFPGLSAQLTRRIGELSGGTTRLVQVLLLLHAKTQFSLFDEPFSGVMPVHVETLAELFRQAKARKGILLTDHRYAEVLPLCDVVYLLHGGRLEQLPPDPVPALRDRGYLAS from the coding sequence ATGAGCAGGGCAGCTTCGTATGTTCTGGAGGCTGATGGCATTCAGCTGGCGTTTGGCGAGCGGCGCATTCTCTCTGATGTGTACCTGCGCGTGCAAACCGGACAGGTGGTAGGCCTGTTGGGCCGCAATGGCTGCGGTAAATCCACGCTGCTGCAAACCGTTTTTGGAGGGCGTACCCTGGCAGATGCCTCCGTGCGGGTAAATGGGCAGCGCGTAGTGCCCGCCTACCGGCAGCCGGGCCTGCTGAACTACCTGCCTCAGGTGCCACTGCTACCCGAGCGCCTGACGCTGGCAGAGGCCGCCCGAATGCTTGGGGTGAATGCCGAACAAGCGCTGGCCGGCTTCCCGGGCCTCAGCGCCCAGCTTACTCGCCGCATTGGGGAGCTCTCGGGTGGCACCACCCGGCTGGTGCAGGTGCTGTTGCTGCTGCACGCGAAAACCCAGTTTTCATTGTTTGACGAACCGTTTTCCGGCGTAATGCCCGTACATGTAGAAACGCTGGCCGAGCTGTTCCGGCAGGCTAAAGCGCGCAAGGGCATCCTGCTCACCGACCACCGCTACGCCGAAGTGCTGCCGCTCTGCGACGTGGTGTACCTGCTGCACGGCGGGCGTTTGGAGCAACTCCCACCCGACCCCGTGCCCGCACTCCGCGACCGGGGCTATCTTGCGAGCTGA
- a CDS encoding class I SAM-dependent methyltransferase, with translation MAALDRFSAQADLYARYRIDYPPELYAFLLARVAGRQRAWDCATGNGQVATVLAEHFAHVDATDISAAQLAQAPARPNITYQLSPAEHTPFPDKYFDLITVGQAVHWFEPEAFNQEIRRVGHPGATVAEWGYGLLHISPELDPLVQAFHDETMRPYWDDNRWHITDEYARLPFPFAQVEHARFPVRRQWSAEWLLNYLRTWSSVVKYQQHGQDPVLLIAEEVTRLWGTAEREVEFPVFLRLGLVE, from the coding sequence ATGGCCGCTCTCGACCGATTCTCCGCCCAAGCCGACCTCTACGCCCGTTACCGCATCGACTACCCACCGGAGCTGTATGCGTTTCTGCTGGCGCGGGTGGCGGGCCGGCAGCGGGCCTGGGACTGCGCCACCGGCAATGGGCAGGTAGCTACCGTGCTGGCCGAGCACTTTGCGCACGTAGATGCCACCGACATCAGCGCCGCCCAGCTTGCCCAGGCGCCGGCCCGCCCCAACATCACCTACCAACTGTCTCCCGCCGAGCACACGCCCTTCCCCGATAAGTACTTTGACCTGATTACCGTGGGCCAGGCCGTGCATTGGTTTGAGCCGGAAGCCTTCAACCAGGAAATCCGCCGCGTAGGCCACCCTGGCGCTACCGTGGCCGAGTGGGGCTACGGCCTGCTCCACATCAGCCCCGAGCTAGACCCGCTGGTGCAGGCGTTTCACGACGAAACCATGCGCCCCTACTGGGACGACAACCGTTGGCACATTACCGATGAGTACGCCCGCCTCCCGTTTCCGTTCGCGCAGGTGGAGCACGCCCGGTTCCCGGTGCGGCGGCAATGGTCGGCGGAGTGGCTGCTGAACTACCTGCGCACGTGGTCGAGCGTGGTGAAATACCAGCAGCACGGCCAGGACCCCGTGCTGCTCATTGCGGAGGAAGTGACGCGCCTTTGGGGCACCGCGGAGCGCGAGGTGGAGTTCCCGGTGTTTCTGCGGTTGGGCTTGGTAGAATAA
- a CDS encoding Gfo/Idh/MocA family oxidoreductase translates to MNHPIQTGLLAYGMSGRIFHAPFLAAHPSFQLRAVAERSRKLAAADYPDIISYDSVEELFQDSELDLIVVNTPNYSHFDLAKQALEAGKHVLIEKPVGTTAAQISELFALARQRNLQVFGYQNRRWDSDFQAVREVVESGQLGQLIEAHLHFDRYKPAIHTKVFKEEPTTPGAGLSFDLGPHVLDQALSLFGQPAKVERTLGSYRPHSQVNDYFHYHLSYPSGLHVFVSGSLLVADPGPAYVLHGTQGSFRQQRTDVQETQLDQKLPLSDAAYGLDAPGTGGVLTVVKPDGEKSSTTVTTPRGNYMGLFEAVYQSLTNGAPFPVREEELFWQLQIIEQ, encoded by the coding sequence ATGAATCACCCCATTCAGACGGGCCTACTGGCCTACGGCATGTCGGGCCGCATTTTTCACGCCCCTTTCCTGGCCGCTCACCCCAGCTTTCAGCTGCGGGCCGTGGCCGAGCGCAGCCGCAAGCTCGCCGCCGCCGACTACCCCGACATCATTAGCTACGACTCAGTAGAAGAACTGTTCCAGGACTCTGAACTGGACCTGATTGTTGTTAACACGCCCAACTACTCACACTTCGACCTCGCCAAACAGGCTCTGGAAGCCGGCAAGCACGTGCTCATTGAGAAGCCGGTGGGCACTACCGCCGCGCAGATATCGGAGCTGTTTGCCCTGGCCCGCCAGCGGAACCTGCAGGTGTTCGGCTACCAAAACCGGCGCTGGGACAGCGACTTCCAGGCCGTGCGGGAAGTGGTAGAAAGCGGGCAGCTAGGCCAGTTGATTGAAGCCCACCTGCACTTCGACCGCTACAAGCCGGCCATTCATACCAAAGTATTCAAGGAGGAGCCCACCACGCCCGGCGCCGGCCTCAGCTTCGACCTGGGCCCGCATGTGCTGGATCAGGCCCTCAGCCTGTTTGGGCAGCCCGCCAAGGTGGAGAGAACCCTGGGCAGCTACCGGCCCCACTCCCAGGTCAACGACTACTTCCACTACCACCTCTCCTACCCCAGCGGCCTGCACGTGTTCGTGTCGGGCAGCTTGCTGGTGGCCGACCCCGGCCCGGCCTATGTGCTGCACGGCACCCAAGGCAGCTTCCGCCAGCAGCGCACCGATGTGCAGGAAACCCAGCTCGACCAGAAATTACCCCTCTCCGATGCCGCGTATGGCCTAGACGCCCCTGGCACGGGCGGCGTGCTGACAGTGGTAAAGCCCGACGGGGAAAAGTCCAGTACCACCGTTACCACACCCCGCGGCAATTACATGGGCCTGTTTGAAGCCGTGTATCAGTCGCTGACGAACGGGGCGCCGTTCCCGGTGCGCGAGGAGGAGCTTTTCTGGCAGCTACAGATTATTGAGCAATAA